From the genome of archaeon CG10_big_fil_rev_8_21_14_0_10_43_11:
CACACGCCCCTTTGAAGCACGTGTCTATGTAACCCTTATGCAAACGCTCCTGCGCGTTCCAATAAACTCGTTTACTATTTACCTTGAAGATGTTCGGTATGGCAGCGAAGAACGTGCCTTCAATGACTTTGCAGAATACCTTCCTGAACTCCTGCAGTCCGAACCGCGCATCTTTTACCATCCATTCAAAAACAAACCACGCCTCACCATTATCTACCATGATGAAAACGTCACAAAACTTATTTCTTCTTTTCTCAAGCATGTTCAAATCCTGCAAAAAAATAATGAATTCTCACAAGGATTTCTTGATGCGATACTCACTCATGCTCACTTTGATACGCACACGTTCACGCTTAATGTTGGATACAATGAAATAACCCCCTACCTCATAAACAGTCTTGAAGTGCTGCACGTTGCATATGAACAAGAAGCGCATCAAGTTATCATCCATGACCTGTATGACTTGCATGAGATATCTTCATTTTCAGAGCTTTCAAAAGAACTACTTGCCCCCTATCTTATAGCATAACTCTTTTTAGGACAAAATACCTGTAGTACTTGCATGGAGGGGGGCATGCTTCTTGAGAAATTACTTTTAGAAGGAGCAATCAGAACAAAACGCGTCAAAACCGCATTCGAGCGCGTCGACCGAAAAAAGTTTGTTCCTCCTGCATACAAGGATTTTGCCTATCTTGACACGCCTGTTCCCATCAGTTTTGACCAAACCATTTCTGCACCGCACATTGTTGCAGTTATGACTGAATACCTTAGGGTAAAACCCGGAAACACAATTCTTGAAGTTGGTGCGGGTAGCGGATATCAAAGTGCTATACTGCTCCATCTTCTCAAAGGAAAAGGAAACCTGTACGCGCTTGAACGAATAAAAGAGCTTGCAAAAATGGCACGCAAAAACCTTACGACCCAGCCTTATCAAAACGTGTCTGTTATCACGGGTGATGGAAGCAAAGGCTTAGAAAAACACGCACCATTTGACCGCATTATAGTGTGCGCTTCTGCAAAAAAAGTTCCCCCAAAGCTTATACAACAACTTGCTGTTGGAGGCATACTCGTGATGCCGCTTGGAAACGAGCTTAAAGTATACACAAAACACGCAAAAAAAGACATTCATGAAAAGACCGTTGGTTTTGTGAGCTTTGTGCCGCTTGTTGAAAAAGAATAACATGTGTGTTGTGTCAGATACCTTCTTAATCATCACAGTTCAGTTGGTGTCCACATCATCACCCACACCACACCTGTTTACGCTCTCGCGTAATCTTTATTAAGATTCTCACCCATATTCAACTCTATGCGTATGAGTCCTAAACACATTTTTATCTCACTTTTCACTATGTTTTCAGTATCTCCCGTGTTTGCGCAGTTGGAGGGTTCGGGGTTGTTTGGTGGGTTGAGTGTTGTGGGTGGTGTTGTTGGTGGGTTGATTGGTGTGTTGCAGGAGTCGTCAAATATTTTGACGGTTGCGCGCGTGTTTTCGTTTGTGATTCTTATTGCGGTTACGGGTGCTGCGGCGCGTTCGATGAGCGCGTCTCGTCGTGGTCAGGGTTTGGATAGGGCTGCTGCGG
Proteins encoded in this window:
- a CDS encoding protein-L-isoaspartate O-methyltransferase (catalyzes the methyl esterification of L-isoaspartyl residues that are formed in damaged proteins); translation: MLLEKLLLEGAIRTKRVKTAFERVDRKKFVPPAYKDFAYLDTPVPISFDQTISAPHIVAVMTEYLRVKPGNTILEVGAGSGYQSAILLHLLKGKGNLYALERIKELAKMARKNLTTQPYQNVSVITGDGSKGLEKHAPFDRIIVCASAKKVPPKLIQQLAVGGILVMPLGNELKVYTKHAKKDIHEKTVGFVSFVPLVEKE